The Prinia subflava isolate CZ2003 ecotype Zambia chromosome 15, Cam_Psub_1.2, whole genome shotgun sequence genome contains a region encoding:
- the RAMAC gene encoding RNA guanine-N7 methyltransferase activating subunit isoform X2 produces the protein MTSLADVPPNYETMFAHRFTSDDEEYQEYLKRPADPPPIVEEWRNRSGGNQRNRERFQDGRYFRGDRYNWQGDYRSNQRSDRGWGNNYQQHRQGQSYSSHYGQYGYNSYNSYNSYNSYNPGPRYHPY, from the exons ATGACCTCCTTGGCTGACGTGCCCCCAAATTATGAAACGATGTTTGCTCATCGATTCACATCGGATGATGAAGAGTACCAGGAGTATCTAAAACGCCCTGCAGATCCCCCTCCTATAGTTGAAGAATGGAGAAACAGATCTGGTGGCAACCAGAGGAACAGAGAGCG GTTTCAAGATGGCAGATATTTTAGAGGGGACAGGTACAACTGGCAAGGTGACTACAGATCTAATCAGAGGTCGGATAGGGGCTGGGGTAACAActaccagcagcacaggcaagGACAGTCCTACTCATCCCACTACGGACAGTACGGCTACAACTCCTACAACTCCTACAACTCCTACAACTCCTACAACCCGGGGCCTCGTTACCACCCCTACTGA
- the RAMAC gene encoding RNA guanine-N7 methyltransferase activating subunit isoform X1, which translates to MFKVFRMTSLADVPPNYETMFAHRFTSDDEEYQEYLKRPADPPPIVEEWRNRSGGNQRNRERFQDGRYFRGDRYNWQGDYRSNQRSDRGWGNNYQQHRQGQSYSSHYGQYGYNSYNSYNSYNSYNPGPRYHPY; encoded by the exons ATGTTTAAAGTTTTCAGAATGACCTCCTTGGCTGACGTGCCCCCAAATTATGAAACGATGTTTGCTCATCGATTCACATCGGATGATGAAGAGTACCAGGAGTATCTAAAACGCCCTGCAGATCCCCCTCCTATAGTTGAAGAATGGAGAAACAGATCTGGTGGCAACCAGAGGAACAGAGAGCG GTTTCAAGATGGCAGATATTTTAGAGGGGACAGGTACAACTGGCAAGGTGACTACAGATCTAATCAGAGGTCGGATAGGGGCTGGGGTAACAActaccagcagcacaggcaagGACAGTCCTACTCATCCCACTACGGACAGTACGGCTACAACTCCTACAACTCCTACAACTCCTACAACTCCTACAACCCGGGGCCTCGTTACCACCCCTACTGA